The following DNA comes from Epinephelus lanceolatus isolate andai-2023 chromosome 1, ASM4190304v1, whole genome shotgun sequence.
agtcacctgaaatggtttccacttcacaggtgtgccttatcagggttaattagtggaatttcttgctttatcaatggggttgggaccatcagttgtgttgtgcagaagtcaggttaatacacagccgacagccctattggacaactgttaaaattcatattatggcaagaatcaatcagctaactaaagaaaaacgagtggccatcattactttaagaaatgaaggtcagtcagtccggaaaattgcaaaaattttaaatgtgtccccaagtggagtcgcaaaaaccatcaagcgctacaatgaaactggcacacatgaggaccgacccaggaaaggaagaccaagtgtcacctctgcttctgaggataagttcatccgagtcaccagcctcagaaatcgcaagttaacagcagctcagatcagagaccagatgaatgccacacagagttctagcagcagacccatctctagaacaactgttaagaggagactgcgccaatcaggccttcatggtcaaatagctgctaggaaaccactgctaaggagaggcaacaagctgaagagatttgtttgggccaagaaacacaaggaatggacattagaccagtggaaatctgtgctttggtctgatgagtccaaatttgagatctttggttccaaccgccgtgtctttgtgagacgcagaaaaggtgaacggatggattccacatgcctggttcccactgtgaagcatggaggaggaggtgtgatggtgtgggggtgttttgctggtgacactgttggggatttattcaaaattgaaggcacactgaaccagcatggctaccacagcatcctgcagcgacatgccatcccatccggtttgcgtttagttggacgatcatttatttttcaacaggacaatgaccccaaacacacctccaggctgtgtaagggctatttgaccaagaaggagagtgatggagtgctgcggcagatgacctggcctccacagtcaccggacctgaacccaatcgagatggtttggggtgagctggaccgcagagtgaaggcaaaggggccaacaagtgctaaacacctctgggaactccttcaagactgttggaaaaccatttcaggtgactacctcttgaagctcatggagagaatcagagcaaagggtggctattttgaagaaactagaatataaaacatgttttcagttatttcacctttttttgttaagtacataactccacatgtgttcattcatagttctgatgccttcagtgagaatctacaatgtaaatagtcatgaaaataaagaaaacgcattgaatgagaaggtgtgtccaaacttttggcctgtactgtatgtaaatcatgtcaatcacagcttgttactgtggtcaaactaggcagtgccgATCAAATATGTATTAACattctgttactgcactgctTATTTCTCTGAGCAGTGCTGTGGAATGAGAAGGTTTGCTCCAGCTGGTGGTGATTTGTTTTGGCTCGACTGTTGCCAACATGGCAGCCAGGTCACaatctttctcattttacagctaaacagtacactaaaatatgtttcttaaaaCATTAGAGGTAAGAAATAGACAATGCAATAACAGAAtcctgattcatatttgatgagCGCTGCCAAGATTGACAGGTTGATCACAGTTCAAGAGCcttgactgacatgattgacaaccTCaaagactcctcagctctgattggctgttttcatttagttgtGGTGGATTCGAataaatgccattagaagcatgacgaggaggcagaggagggtgTTTTGTTAAATCAGAACACCTCTGTAGAGGAATGTGGAGCAGGTGATGTAAAGAAcatgtctggttttgtttctaATCATCAGTTTGTCTCTCTGTAGATGAGATTACCACGACGGATCCTCACACTCCACACAGCACCTTTAAGGAGAGCATCCTCAGCCCCTGCAGGCATGGTGAACTTTGTCCCCGCCTGCAGCACCACTGATGCCCActccctggagctgctgcaggactTTGTGTCCCGAGCCCGGCGCCTGTTTGTCATCAGTGGAGCAGGACTCTCCACTGAGTCAGGGATCCCTGATTACCGCTCAGAAGGTGTCGGGCTGTACGCTCGCACCGACAGACGACCCATGCAGCATGCAGAGTTCATCCGCAGCGCAAAGTCTCGTCAACGCTACTGGGCCAGAAACTTTGTCGGGTGGCCGCAGTTCTCCTCCCGTCAGCCAAACTCTGCACACAAGGCCCTGCAGCGGTGGGAGGAGAGAGGCAAACTGCACTGGCTGGTGACACAAAATGTGGACGCTCTTCATTCAAAGGCAGGGCAGAAGAGACTGACTGAGCTACACGGCTGTTCCCACAGGTGAAGAAACACCTGACACATTAATCATGACCCTGAAGATTGTGGTCTTCAGATATGTTTTAGTTTGTCCAGGATTCATTGGAAAGGAAAAGCTATACTTGTATAACGTACTGGTGCATGATAAGACATTAGATTTGGTttcaaaaaatgacaaacagtacCAGCAGGTAATTAACTGTCAGTAGAAATACAGTAgaatatttaaaggtccagggtGGAGGATTTAAGGcgggggtgtcaaactcatttaaGTTCGATTTAAGTTTGAAGATGTTTCAAAACCTGGGCGCATAAAATGAAAGCGATCCACAACTATTGTCACCACGAGGGAAAAGAGAGAATATATGTTTTGTCATTTAAGTCATCATCCACATTAGTGTTGATGTGATGTGTCCTCAGGGTGATGTGTCTCGGCTGTGGTGCCATCTCAGCGAGGAAGAAGCTCCAGGAGCGATTCATAGCACTAAACCCAGACTGGAGTGTGCAGACAGGCGCTGTGGCTCCAGACGGTGATGTCTTCATCGAGGACGAGCAGGTCCTCCATTTCAGAGTCCCCTCCTGCGAGGGCTGTGGAGGAATACTGAAGCCTGAGGTCACGTTTTTTGGAGACACCGTGAACAGAGCGACTGTACAGTTTGTGCACGACAGGCTGGTGGAGTCGGATGCGGTGCTAGTGGCGGGGTCATCATTACAGGTGGGTTTATAGAAAATGTATGAAGCACTTTACAACACAATCCCTCAATTTTTAATTTAGTGGTGCCCCTCTCTTTTTTATACCAGGT
Coding sequences within:
- the sirt4 gene encoding NAD-dependent protein lipoamidase sirtuin-4, mitochondrial isoform X3, which gives rise to MNKMRLPRRILTLHTAPLRRASSAPAGMVNFVPACSTTDAHSLELLQDFVSRARRLFVISGAGLSTESGIPDYRSEGVGLYARTDRRPMQHAEFIRSAKSRQRYWARNFVGWPQFSSRQPNSAHKALQRWEERGKLHWLVTQNVDALHSKAGQKRLTELHGCSHRVMCLGCGAISARKKLQERFIALNPDWSVQTGAVAPDGDVFIEDEQVLHFRVPSCEGCGGILKPEVTFFGDTVNRATVQFVHDRLVESDAVLVAGSSLQVYSGYRFLLAAGERKMSVAILNIGPTRADHLAELKHEI
- the sirt4 gene encoding NAD-dependent protein lipoamidase sirtuin-4, mitochondrial isoform X1: MNKMRLPRRILTLHTAPLRRASSAPAGMVNFVPACSTTDAHSLELLQDFVSRARRLFVISGAGLSTESGIPDYRSEGVGLYARTDRRPMQHAEFIRSAKSRQRYWARNFVGWPQFSSRQPNSAHKALQRWEERGKLHWLVTQNVDALHSKAGQKRLTELHGCSHRVMCLGCGAISARKKLQERFIALNPDWSVQTGAVAPDGDVFIEDEQVLHFRVPSCEGCGGILKPEVTFFGDTVNRATVQFVHDRLVESDAVLVAGSSLQVYSGYRFLLAAGERKMSVAILNIGPTRADHLAELKIGITGSVSWSNKQRHMDSAWRNRKTQAVLYLASPLLVLASPKSMIQHVWFSV
- the sirt4 gene encoding NAD-dependent protein lipoamidase sirtuin-4, mitochondrial isoform X2, with the translated sequence MNKMRLPRRILTLHTAPLRRASSAPAGMVNFVPACSTTDAHSLELLQDFVSRARRLFVISGAGLSTESGIPDYRSEGVGLYARTDRRPMQHAEFIRSAKSRQRYWARNFVGWPQFSSRQPNSAHKALQRWEERGKLHWLVTQNVDALHSKAGQKRLTELHGCSHRVMCLGCGAISARKKLQERFIALNPDWSVQTGAVAPDGDVFIEDEQVLHFRVPSCEGCGGILKPEVTFFGDTVNRATVQFVHDRLVESDAVLVAGSSLQVYSGYRFLLAAGERKMSVAILNIGPTRADHLAELKVSGRCGEVLSVIQPL